One Brassica oleracea var. oleracea cultivar TO1000 chromosome C7, BOL, whole genome shotgun sequence genomic window carries:
- the LOC106302883 gene encoding uncharacterized protein LOC106302883, with protein MLLMMTAPAPSRFRPLPDPPPCKLFWFESLSPTIPPDPPDPPDASSVLALFRFLNAAASLSSHAFPKIQDLESHSPILTSKMRGGDTHHLSVGVSSFVSGRRCTAGCSLLYHRRTVWSPFRSCPDVLFQIEETLSMIFLLLKPVETSTFLLGVSCLEQSIFLIFPHVWSELDEQALLVLQGFSSQLVHFSAFEAVIVTLWVTLDAICQKAYEIVVMQFLWHSFYNGSMV; from the exons ATGCTCCTGATGATGACTGCTCCTGCCCCGTCGCGTTTCAGGCCTCTTCCCGACCCACCACCATGTAAGCTTTTTTGGTTTGAATCTCTCTCTCCCACCATTCCGCCGGACCCACCTGACCCTCCCGACGCTTCCTCTGTTCTCGCTCTGTTTCGTTTCCTCAACGCCGCCGCCAGCCTTTCATCCCATGCGTTTCCCAAAATCCAAGATCTGGAGTCTCATTCGCCAATTTTGACGAGTAAGATGAGAGGCGGAGACACTCATCACTTGTCTGTTGGTGTCTCATCTTTTGTCTCTGGGCGTCGATGTACTGCTGGATGCAGTTTGTTATACCACCGGCGCACAGTGTGGTCTCCTTTTCGATCATGTCCTGATGTTCTCTTCCAG ATTGAAGAAACACTATCTATGATATTCCTTCTGTTGAAGCCGGTTGAGACGAGTACTTTTCTCTTGGGTGTTTCCTGTCTGGAGCAGTCTATTTTCCTAATATTTCCTCATGTATGGAGCGAATTGGATGAACAAGCATTGCTGGTATTGCAAGGATTTTCCTCCCAGCTAGTGCATTTTTCTGCCTTTGAGGCAGTGATTGTGACCCTTTGGGTTACACTGGATGCAATTTGTCAAAAAGCCTATGAAATTGTTGTTATGCAGTTTTTATGGCATTCTTTT TATAATGGAAGTATGGTTTGA
- the LOC106304685 gene encoding auxin-responsive protein SAUR22-like, with product MAGGLVKCSKIRHIVSLKQMLRRWRNKARLSSVSRCVPSDVPSGHVAVCVGSSCRRFVVRASYLNHPILSNLLVQAEEEFGFANQGPLVIPCEESVFEEAIRFISRSDSSRSSRFTCPDDLQKCHGGIKSMLIETRPLLHAAVVEKVVW from the coding sequence ATGGCCGGAGGTCTCGTGAAATGCAGTAAGATCCGCCACATTGTGAGTCTCAAGCAAATGCTCCGGCGATGGCGCAACAAAGCACGTTTATCTTCAGTCAGCCGTTGTGTGCCGTCGGATGTTCCATCCGGACACGTGGCGGTCTGTGTTGGTAGCAGTTGCAGGAGATTCGTGGTGCGCGCGTCGTACCTGAACCATCCAATCCTGAGTAATCTGCTTGTCCAAGCCGAGGAAGAGTTCGGTTTCGCGAACCAGGGACCGTTGGTTATCCCCTGCGAAGAATCGGTTTTCGAGGAAGCGATCCGGTTCATTTCCCGGTCTGATTCTTCCCGGTCAAGCCGGTTTACTTGTCCCGACGATCTTCAGAAATGCCACGGAGGAATCAAAAGCATGTTGATCGAAACTAGGCCGTTGCTTCACGCCGCCGTCGTCGAGAAAGTCGTATGGTGA